In Scatophagus argus isolate fScaArg1 chromosome 3, fScaArg1.pri, whole genome shotgun sequence, one genomic interval encodes:
- the hp1bp3 gene encoding heterochromatin protein 1-binding protein 3 isoform X2 has protein sequence MPIRRAAATPTQEKTPSAAAEKEPEASSEGSPSANEEQAASSAAPDKAEEAKATGETAPTENGEKAEGATADKGGQGTEKKELKDGYKYEKAKVKKVKRTIPAWASVTGSKKVPVTNFAGTQHKVDNILIEAIMSCNDRSGVSYQSVMKYIVKKYPGMELDKKKFLIKKAMKKHLEKGTIKQLKGKGLSGTFTIGKQPTLSKKAAQKTESLGDALPLIITRLCEPKEASYNLIKKYLEQHFPSLNIENKPEVLKAALVKAVEKGQLEQITGKGARGTFQLKRTGNQVLLKGGALEDAITAAITAMNEPKTCSTTTLRKYLVDANKDRKEYQLVANLRRTLTKCKVLGWMEQITGHGFTGTYQLSFPFYPSPTILYPDKFKKPQKINPLPSSKRKRVAESSDEEEEEEEEEEGEESEEEAPSRKRKSQKRPPPKARRPPPTKKSRSASQSKAKGRGRSLTKKSPAKKTVSSAILSARKKPTSKKESTPPPSKTTPVKRGAPARKPKTPAVKKLSKKGSKRPVSTESSTEEAAVKKETTRSGSKRSKPEESSHKEPAVKKPAAKSGSRRPKPEESSSGEPAVKKGAKSSKQSTRKSKRGKN, from the exons ATGCCGATTCGCCGAGCAGCAGCGACTCCAACCCAGGAGAAGACCCCCTCcgctgcagcagagaaag AACCCGAAGCCTCCTCGGAGGGGTCGCCCTCAGCCAATGAGGAACAGGCTGCATCTTCAGCAGCACCAGACAAGGCTGAGGAGGCCAAAGCCACGGGCGAGACGGCGCCCACAGAGAACGGAGAGAAGGCCGAAGGAGCCACGGCGGACAAGGGAGGACAagggacagagaagaaaga GTTGAAAGATGGCTACAAGTACGAGAAAGCCAAAGTCAAGAAGGTGAAAAGGACGATTCCTGCGTGGGCTAGCGTCACTGGCAGCAAAAAGGTTCCCGTCACCAACTTTGCAGGCACTCAGCACAAAGTGGATAATATCCTAATCGAAGCTATTATG TCTTGTAACGACAGATCTGGGGTTTCATACCAGTCTGTCATGAAATATATTGTGAAAAAATACCCAGGGATGGAGCTTGACAAGAAAAAGTTTCTCATCAAGAAAGCAATGAAGAAGCATTTGGAGAAGGGCACCATCAAACAG CTGAAGGGTAAAGGCCTTTCGGGAACCTTCACCATTGGGAAGCAGCCCACCTTGTCTAAG AAAGCTGCTCAGAAAACGGAGTCTCTGGGAGATGCTCTTCCTCTCATCATCACTCGGCTCTGTGAGCCCAAAGAGGCCTCCTACAATCTGATCAAGAAATACCTGGAGCAGCACTTCCCCAGCCTCAACATTGAGAACAA GCCAGAAGTCCTGAAGGCAGCCCTGGTGAAGGCAGTGGAGAAAGGACAGTTGGAGCAAATCACTGGGAAAGGAGCCAGAGGGACTTTCCAG CTGAAGCGAACTGGTAACCAGGTCCTGTTGAAGGGCGGTGCCTTGGAGGACGCCATTACAGCTGCCATCACAGCCATGAATGAACCAAAAACCTGCAGCACCACCACTCTACGCAAATACTTGGTGGATGCCAACAAAGATAGAAAGGAGTACCAGTTAG TGGCCAATCTGAGGAGGACCTTGACCAAGTGTAAAGTACTCGGCTGGATGGAGCAGATCACTGGTCACGGTTTCACGGGCACCTACCAGCTCTCGTTCCCTTTCTACCCCAG CCCCACCATCCTATACCCAGACAAGTTCAAAAAACCTCAGAAGATAAACCCTCTGCCTTCATCCAAGCGAAAGCGGGTGGCTGAATCTtctgatgaggaggaggaggaggaagaagaagaggaaggggaagAGTCTGAGGAGGAAGCTCCCTCACGTAAGAG GAAATCTCAGAAGAGGCCTCCACCCAAAGCTCGCCGCCCTCCACCAACCAAGAAGTCTCGGAGCGCTAGTCAGTCAAAAGCTAAAGGCAGGGGACGCTCCCTCACAAAGAAGTCTCCAGCCAAGAAAACGGTTTCTTCAGCCATTCTGTCAGCAAGGAAAAAGCCAACCTCTAAGAAGGaatcaacaccaccaccatctaaAACCACACCTGTCAAGAGAGGAGCTCCTGCAAGAAAGCCCAAAACACCAGCTGTGAAAAAGCTGAGCAAAAAAGGGTCCAAGCGACCCGTGTCCACAGAGTCATCCACTGAGGAGGCTGCAGTGAAAAAGGAGACGACAAGGAGCGGGTCCAAACGATCTAAGCCTGAAGAGTCATCCCACAAAGAGCCTGCAGTTAAAAAGCCAGCCGCCAAAAGTGGGTCCAGGAGGCCCAAGCCTGAAGAGTCATCATCTGGAGAACCTGCAGTGAAAAAAGGGGCGAAGAGCAGCAAGCAGTCCACTCGTAAGTCCAAGAGGGGGAAAAACTGA
- the hp1bp3 gene encoding heterochromatin protein 1-binding protein 3 isoform X1 — MPIRRAAATPTQEKTPSAAAEKEPEASSEGSPSANEEQAASSAAPDKAEEAKATGETAPTENGEKAEGATADKGGQGTEKKDDKCKDCAAGQCATHCYVLLLRLKDGYKYEKAKVKKVKRTIPAWASVTGSKKVPVTNFAGTQHKVDNILIEAIMSCNDRSGVSYQSVMKYIVKKYPGMELDKKKFLIKKAMKKHLEKGTIKQLKGKGLSGTFTIGKQPTLSKKAAQKTESLGDALPLIITRLCEPKEASYNLIKKYLEQHFPSLNIENKPEVLKAALVKAVEKGQLEQITGKGARGTFQLKRTGNQVLLKGGALEDAITAAITAMNEPKTCSTTTLRKYLVDANKDRKEYQLVANLRRTLTKCKVLGWMEQITGHGFTGTYQLSFPFYPSPTILYPDKFKKPQKINPLPSSKRKRVAESSDEEEEEEEEEEGEESEEEAPSRKRKSQKRPPPKARRPPPTKKSRSASQSKAKGRGRSLTKKSPAKKTVSSAILSARKKPTSKKESTPPPSKTTPVKRGAPARKPKTPAVKKLSKKGSKRPVSTESSTEEAAVKKETTRSGSKRSKPEESSHKEPAVKKPAAKSGSRRPKPEESSSGEPAVKKGAKSSKQSTRKSKRGKN, encoded by the exons ATGCCGATTCGCCGAGCAGCAGCGACTCCAACCCAGGAGAAGACCCCCTCcgctgcagcagagaaag AACCCGAAGCCTCCTCGGAGGGGTCGCCCTCAGCCAATGAGGAACAGGCTGCATCTTCAGCAGCACCAGACAAGGCTGAGGAGGCCAAAGCCACGGGCGAGACGGCGCCCACAGAGAACGGAGAGAAGGCCGAAGGAGCCACGGCGGACAAGGGAGGACAagggacagagaagaaaga TGACAAATGCAAGGACTGCGCGGCTGGACAGTGTGCAACACACTGCTATGTTCTCCTACTAAG GTTGAAAGATGGCTACAAGTACGAGAAAGCCAAAGTCAAGAAGGTGAAAAGGACGATTCCTGCGTGGGCTAGCGTCACTGGCAGCAAAAAGGTTCCCGTCACCAACTTTGCAGGCACTCAGCACAAAGTGGATAATATCCTAATCGAAGCTATTATG TCTTGTAACGACAGATCTGGGGTTTCATACCAGTCTGTCATGAAATATATTGTGAAAAAATACCCAGGGATGGAGCTTGACAAGAAAAAGTTTCTCATCAAGAAAGCAATGAAGAAGCATTTGGAGAAGGGCACCATCAAACAG CTGAAGGGTAAAGGCCTTTCGGGAACCTTCACCATTGGGAAGCAGCCCACCTTGTCTAAG AAAGCTGCTCAGAAAACGGAGTCTCTGGGAGATGCTCTTCCTCTCATCATCACTCGGCTCTGTGAGCCCAAAGAGGCCTCCTACAATCTGATCAAGAAATACCTGGAGCAGCACTTCCCCAGCCTCAACATTGAGAACAA GCCAGAAGTCCTGAAGGCAGCCCTGGTGAAGGCAGTGGAGAAAGGACAGTTGGAGCAAATCACTGGGAAAGGAGCCAGAGGGACTTTCCAG CTGAAGCGAACTGGTAACCAGGTCCTGTTGAAGGGCGGTGCCTTGGAGGACGCCATTACAGCTGCCATCACAGCCATGAATGAACCAAAAACCTGCAGCACCACCACTCTACGCAAATACTTGGTGGATGCCAACAAAGATAGAAAGGAGTACCAGTTAG TGGCCAATCTGAGGAGGACCTTGACCAAGTGTAAAGTACTCGGCTGGATGGAGCAGATCACTGGTCACGGTTTCACGGGCACCTACCAGCTCTCGTTCCCTTTCTACCCCAG CCCCACCATCCTATACCCAGACAAGTTCAAAAAACCTCAGAAGATAAACCCTCTGCCTTCATCCAAGCGAAAGCGGGTGGCTGAATCTtctgatgaggaggaggaggaggaagaagaagaggaaggggaagAGTCTGAGGAGGAAGCTCCCTCACGTAAGAG GAAATCTCAGAAGAGGCCTCCACCCAAAGCTCGCCGCCCTCCACCAACCAAGAAGTCTCGGAGCGCTAGTCAGTCAAAAGCTAAAGGCAGGGGACGCTCCCTCACAAAGAAGTCTCCAGCCAAGAAAACGGTTTCTTCAGCCATTCTGTCAGCAAGGAAAAAGCCAACCTCTAAGAAGGaatcaacaccaccaccatctaaAACCACACCTGTCAAGAGAGGAGCTCCTGCAAGAAAGCCCAAAACACCAGCTGTGAAAAAGCTGAGCAAAAAAGGGTCCAAGCGACCCGTGTCCACAGAGTCATCCACTGAGGAGGCTGCAGTGAAAAAGGAGACGACAAGGAGCGGGTCCAAACGATCTAAGCCTGAAGAGTCATCCCACAAAGAGCCTGCAGTTAAAAAGCCAGCCGCCAAAAGTGGGTCCAGGAGGCCCAAGCCTGAAGAGTCATCATCTGGAGAACCTGCAGTGAAAAAAGGGGCGAAGAGCAGCAAGCAGTCCACTCGTAAGTCCAAGAGGGGGAAAAACTGA